Genomic segment of Xanthomonas sp. DAR 35659:
GGTCCGGATAGGCGCGGCTGGCGAGCAGGCGCACCGGCGGGTTGGCGCGGGTGTACTTGGCGCCGGTGCCGCGCAGGTGCGCCTGGAAGCGCGCCTGCAGGTCGGGGGTGATGCCGGCGTAGTAGCTGCCGTTGCGGCATTCGAGCAGGTACAGG
This window contains:
- a CDS encoding GIY-YIG nuclease family protein; translation: MAADSPWFLYLLECRNGSYYAGITPDLQARFQAHLRGTGAKYTRANPPVRLLASRAYPDRAAASRAEYALKQLPRGRKLAFLSASEPAPVSDTPQATAESAVM